One genomic segment of Brachionichthys hirsutus isolate HB-005 chromosome 13, CSIRO-AGI_Bhir_v1, whole genome shotgun sequence includes these proteins:
- the LOC137903347 gene encoding bcl-2/adenovirus E1B 19 kDa-interacting protein 2-like protein encodes MGEEEEEEEGEEEEGEEGTGGDSAGDERSAEDDEGAAGDRSVSEATSSMLTGDRPAPPTSLSLAGSRPQKRVLVAPALSLSLGRSDSALSDDFPSAFLSPSTEDDDDAGLDFDLDAMETPSDSDSLPFPIYDLEGELRRRRVFDSAPEPQAGPGPATDRSELGALEREDVVDSQGVRWRCFSTGDPPQESRVNVSVLEPFLRVLSHGGYYGEGMNDIIVFSSCHLPQNSVENYHYVMDNLFRFVVGTLELMVAENYVIVYFCAGGEKEKLPGISWLRECYTTIERRLRKNLKGFYVVHPTWYIKALITIIKPFISSKFSRKLQFVDSLQRLSRFVLTEHVQIPACVTQYDQNLSG; translated from the exons ATGG gggaggaggaggaggaggaggagggggaggaggaggagggggaggaggggacaGGTGGTGACTCAGCAG GGGACGAACGCTCTGCTGAAGATGACGAGG GAGCTGCTGGGGACCGCTCTGTCTCAGAAGCTACGTCGTCGATGCTAACCGGAGACAGACCCG CTCCGCCCACCAGTCTGTCCTTGGCTGGGTCGAGACCACAGAAGAGAGTCCTGGTGGCGCCGGCTCTCAGTCTGTCCTTAG GTCGCAGTGACTCGGCACTTTCAGACGACTTCCCTtctgccttcctctctccctctacCGAAGACGACGATGACGCGGGGCTGGACTTTGACCTGGATGCCATGGAAACGCCTTCCGACAGTGATTCGTTGCCTTTCCCCATCTATGACCTGGAAG GTGAGCTCCGGCGTCGCAGAGTGTTTGACTCCGCCCCCGAGCCTCAGGCTGGTCCTGGACCGGCGACGGACCGGAGTGAACTGGGGGCTCTGGAGCGGGAAGACGTGGTGGACAGCCAGGGAGTCAGGTGGCGCTGTTTCTCCACAGGTGACCCGCCACAGGAGAGCCGGGTCAACGTGAGCGTCCTGGAGCCCTTTCTCAGGGTGCTGTCTCACGGAG GATACTATGGGGAGGGTATGAATGACATCATCGTGTTTTCTTCCTGTCACTTGCCGCAAAATAGCGTTGAAAATTACCATTATGTGATGGATAACCTGTTCAG GTTCGTTGTAGGAACTCTGGAGCTGATGGTCGCAGAAAACTACGTGATCGTGTATTTCTGTgctggaggagagaaggagaaactCCCAGGAATCAGCTGGCTCAGAGAGTGTTACACCACCATCGAGAGGAG GTTGAGGAAGAACCTGAAAGGGTTCTACGTGGTCCATCCCACCTGGTACATCAAAGccctcatcaccatcatcaaaCCCTTCATCAG CTCCAAGTTCAGCAGGAAGCTCCAGTTTGTGGACAGCCTCCAGCGTCTGTCCCGCTTCGTCCTCACTGAGCATGTGCAGATCCCAGCCTGCGTCACACA GTACGACCAGAACCTGTCCGGGTGA